A DNA window from Rhipicephalus sanguineus isolate Rsan-2018 chromosome 8, BIME_Rsan_1.4, whole genome shotgun sequence contains the following coding sequences:
- the LOC119402316 gene encoding TNF receptor-associated factor 6-like has translation MAPANQQYTLVGFTEDLDWHPLQFVKSLPRNKLCSVCGLVRKTTVNLTCGHVACHFCYEQCKTADGYACPIDGEICLEEDVGWIDFPAENLLKREVKCWNQRHGCPLMMAASEVHKHFHRECGYHCTPCPRCSTMVLCRDMGEHLRASCNTHAAPQAPDGEEKLSDAVEKAISTVVRRVVQEQAGEMKALLERALGDNGVLNDSLTEVSQNMNSLREAVIQSIAPVGHISEMTHRVLDGINTLHEALNSEIADTIKQNAEFPRVRAAIESAKEDAGASTKTILEIQKKALAYPEKTEGRCDFFVSGIASLEAKAVKDGDADYYSPKFYLRGYNISPGVELRREEEDMFLNLLLQLHRGEHDDVVLWPFEHKIKLTIRHPLKNEEKNVIRTATRGFESFKKPTMSSNSPVYFGNCFKLGDLKTGGYVRDDKLRVLVELL, from the exons ATGGCACCTGCGAACCAGCAATATACGTTGGTAGGCTTCACGGAAGATTTAGACTGGCATCCGCTGCAGTTTGTGAAGTCCCTGCCCAGAAATAAGCTGTGCAGTGTATGCGGACTCGTACGCAAGACAACCGTGAATCTCACTTGCGGTCACGTAGCGTGCCATTTCTGTTACGAACAGTGCAAAACGGCCGACGGATACGCTTGTCCGATTGACGGTGAAATCTGCTTGGAAGAGGACGTCGGCTGGATTGACTTCCCTGCTGAAAATCTGCTGAAGAGAGAG GTGAAATGCTGGAACCAACGACATGGGTGCCCACTTATGATGGCTGCCTCAGAAGTCCACAAGCACTTTCACCGAGAATGTGGATACCACTGTACACCCTGTCCAAGATGCTCTACGATGGTCTTATGCCGTGACATGGGCGAACATTTGAGAGCTTCATGCAACACCCATGCAGCACCTCAAGCACCTGACGGCGAGGAAAAGTTAAGTGACGCTGTGGAGAAAGCAATCTCAACTGTCGTCAGGAGGGTTGTGCAAGAGCAGGCTGGTGAAATGAAGGCTCTTCTAGAGCGAGCACTTGGGGACAATGGTGTACTTAATGACAGCCTAACGGAAGTCTCCCAAAACATGAACTCCCTAAGGGAAGCAGTGATCCAAAGCATTGCGCCTGTCGGACACATTAGTGAAATGACTCATCGCGTGTTGGATGGCATCAACACATTACATGAAGCGCTTAACAGTGAAATTGCTGACACAATAAAGCAAAATGCCGAA TTTCCTCGAGTTCGAGCTGCAATAGAGAGCGCGAAGGAAGATGCAGGAGCAAGCACGAAGACAATTCTAGAGATTCAGAAGAAGGCACTAGCATATCCTGAAAAAACTGAAGGGCGTTGTGACTTTTTCGTTTCAGGAATAGCGTCGCTTGAAGCCAAGGCAGTGAAAGACGGCGACGCCGATTATTACTCTCCGAAGTTCTACCTTCGCGGTTACAACATATCACCTGGTGTTGAACTTAGAAGGGAGGAGGAAGATATGTTCCTTAATTTATTGCTTCAACTGCACAGGGGCGAGCACGACGATGTGGTTCTGTGGCCATTCGAGCATAAGATCAAGTTGACTATTCGACACCCTctgaaaaacgaagaaaaaaatgttattcGTACGGCAACCCGTGGTTTTGAAAGCTTTAAGAAACCAACAATGTCAAGCAACAGTCCTGTTTACTTCGGTAATTGCTTTAAATTAGGAGATCTGAAAACTGGAGGCTACGTACGGGACGACAAGCTGCGTGTCCTGGTGGAGCTCCTCTAA